The DNA window TTTACGGTTGATCTCCGGTCGTGTTTGCACCTACACCAGGAATATTTAGAAGCAGGACAAAAATCAAATGCTGCACAGGAAATCATACTGGCACAAGGGCCACGAAGCAAAATTTTATTCGTGCTATACAATCTCAGCCACAGAGTACCAAGAAACAGAAATTTATTCACAGAAGTTTTTTTTAATTTCGTGTTTAAAAAGAATAATCTCATCAGCTAGTTCTAATCCGTCTACAAACCTTAATTATAAATGTACTCTTCAGCAGCAGCAGCACTAACGTAATTCAGAGCTATAGAGACATCCGAACCCCCTTCCTACAATGCAAAATCTGAATCCATCCAGTTCAGAAGTGCACCGATTTCACATGATTACTACACGTTTAGCGGAAATCCACTGCAGGGTAGCAGAATCTGGGTGGCAAGCGGGGGCAAAATGATACCTGACATTCTCTGCAGgtcaaaacaaacaaacaaacgaACGTTTCACCAGTAGTGCCATGCTGCATGAATTTAAAGCAACTACAGATAACAAAGTGGTAACAAGAAAAAGGAGACAAACAAGTGCAACAGTTCATTCCAAATTGAAAATTACAACAAATTCCCTTTGCATTCTGAACATAGTGGTTTGACAAACAAAACCAAAACGATGATTGGCTTGGAACAACTATTTTGCAGTATCTCTTTTTCATCATCTAACCAAAAAAATGAATCTAAAACAAGTTTCAAAATGTACATAATTTCAGAGAACATGAATTTCCTATACAGGTGCATGTCCTGGTGTATGATATGTACTGGTAAGtcccaaaatttcaggttggcAGATCATGggtcagttttttttttttcttttttttttttttttttttgatctttttcttctgttttagaaaAGGTTTTTGGGGATATTATTGAAAGGATCAGTCTCACAACCACCACCTTCATGCCTGCTCCCTGTGCATAATTACATATGCATACACACTTGTAAAACCCGTATGTGTGCAGGTATATTATCGTACGCCTGTCAGATCTCATTGACCTAATGATTTGCATCTTGTAAGTAGATGCCATAAGTATGAGCTCCCAGACACATGGTCTTAATGACATTAGCCATAACACAAATCATATGCAAATTAATAACTGAAGTGATAATACCTTAGGTATGTACATCAAAAAAGTATATTGCTTTTATCATCTAACAACTCGAAGTATGTTGTTATGCATGATGTCCCTGGTAACTGACTCCCTCTGAGGATCAACTGTCCAATGGCCATCCACAATGAACTTTATCTGCATGAATACTACATcataaataaaagaagaaacaaaaacgAAATCTATTACATTAAAAGAGAACTATTCGAAACAGTGTAACACACAAAACATATATCATTCAGTTAAGAAAAATTAAGCCACAATATAAACAGGAAATCTCAGTATACAAATTTAACAGCACAAAAATCCTAGAGGAACTGGAATAAGGTTTACGAAGTTGGCTGAATTTTTAGGATGTTGTTTCCGTCTTGTTTCCTCAGTGTAAAATGGCATGCACTAATTGAGTTTACCTGTCAGGAAGGACACTATAGAGTCTGGGGTAGATTAAAACTTCAGTATCACTTAGAACAGAAGATTTAATATGTTGAGTACATCatctaaaacaacaaaaggaagATCTTAGGGAAGTTTTATTAGCTAATCCACCTGCGGCGCTattcactttttgtgaatttcaaaaatttctctTACTGTATTCACCCACACTGATACCATAACCACAACTACAAAAATATCTCCGAGGCAATTCCTCTCAAAGTGCTTTTTAATTGATTGCACTTATTACagaattgtacaacataaagttTGATCTACATGAAAATCAAATGTTGGGAGACAAGACAAAACCATTTAAACAACATGCCAAAGTTCAATTATGTAACAGCATTCCAAGAGGACTAAAAGAGCATTATAGCAGCAAAAAGttcaattaaaaataattaatcatTTGATCTTTCTGGGCCAAATTTTGAACGCATAGCCATTGATGGACTAGATTGCACttctaaatttcaatttaaatgcAACATTTATCCAATTTTTCACaaatgaaaaagaagagaaatctCCATTGGATACTGGAGGATATAAATCCAAACCTCGTAAACCCCAGGATAAAGCCACAAAACTGATCTCCAAAGTCGAGATTTCctgcaaaattcatttttatcacttattcTTGTTTCTGACACTACTTCAAGCAAAAAGGATATTCAAGAAGAAACCACTGTCAACCATCCATTAAGAAGATAAGAGATTCTCTTAATGCACCATGTCAGAAAGGATGTCCAAAATGTTAGAGGGCACAACACATGAAAACTTGCTAGTACTTTTTtcccttattttttttctttaaatcacAACATCTTATCACTCATTAACACATTCAGCTTTTCCTTCCATTGCCACGGTATACTCCCATAAAATGAAGTGATAGAGCAACTTTAGCATTGCATCAAATCTAGCACATAACATAAAACATCCAAAACCAGGTTTAGAAGCAGAAAAACTAAGTCAACCGTGATCCATTTGGGTCTGAGAGGCTGGAAGATGGCTGTGAATCCATTTTAATCTTCTGATGCCAACCATTGAAGCTACCGGCCACCTCAACAACTTCACCCTCTCCCCAGTACTGAATTTCAACCTACCagataaagaaataaaagaattgcACTTGATGGCAGACGAAGACTAGAAAGGGAAAAGCTTCAATGTTTAAGCTACTGCACTTTATAGGATGCTAAACAAAGCATGCACACAAGTCAAAGTATATCAAATTGCATAGGCCTTCACTAGCTTAAGAGAAACACTGGAATTGCACTAGCAGTGAAATCTGGGCTTCAATGTAGAATTCATACCGGACTTCACAAACCACCAAATGACAATGTCCTTAAGTAGTGGGAAGACAAGCACAAGACAGGGAAAAGTGAACTTGCCTCCTTCAGTTCTGAAAGGCTCTCTTCAGCAGCCTGCAGTTCGGCATCTTTTTCCAGGATAAGTTTTTGGGCTTTAATAATCTCTTTGTCTGCCTTAGTCTGCAAAATAGACAGAGCAACCTGACAGCAAACATGAAAAGAAATTAGACCAGACAAACGTTCATTGGATAAATTAACTCTCTAAACCACACATAATATTCATCTTTTGCAAGAAGGCAGAAAACTCATATTAAAGTTACCAATAATCATTCTAATTAACTTGCTTTCTCCTACCATCAACCTGTGAGTACAACCAACATTTGGTGTATCAAGAAAGAAGGTTTAGTAGTTAATCCCTTGCCAAGCAAGCAACAGAATATCAACAATTTAGACTTTTTCATCAACGAGATGCCACACTAGATTTTTTACGGAGTGATTAATTAATAGGTAAAAACATCACCTTTTCTTTCTCAATCTCTTCCTTCAACTGGGTCAGTTCCAACTCCTTCTGATGCTAACAGCAGAAAAAATCACGCTCTACTCATTCAATTATATATACACAAGGAAAACGAAAAGGTGGAAAGCAAAGTTCGGAACTAGATAGGCAAAAACAAGGTGCAAAATAAAGCATTACCAGAATGAACTTTAGATGATTAATTTCAGCTTGATTCCCCAAGTTTTGGGCCTGGTTGAACATGAAACAAAAAGTCCAGGGAGTAAAATTAAGTAATTGCAGATATTTCACTTTTGCTATGTTAGAAAGAACTAATTTCAAGAAAAAGATAATAATGACCTCAATTTCTTGATCCTCTTTAAAGTCAATAATATTCACCTCTTCACTTGAATGACTCTCAATCCTGCTCAACAACCCAATTTCCAGGCAGTATATTATGGgccaaaaagaaagaggaaataACAGTTTTCAAGACAacttttgcatttcatttagcCAGCAGTTAAAGAATAAAGTTATGAAGAGTAAGCATCAAGAGTAACATGACGAAggaagaaaccctaaaagtcaTGCAGAAAAAGGAAAGTAAAAGAGAGCGAGAAGAAGGTTATACATTATTTTTTCTGCATCTCTCTTATTTATGCTCAACTTTGCAGATCATGGGATTGGAACAATTTGATGAATGGGAAAACGTAGTGCTAGAATTTTGTTACTGAAAAATATACCTAACGAACATTCATCATAAATAGTTCAAAGATAAATAACAGCAAGAACCATCAAAGATAAAATAAATTCAGCattgaaagaaaataaaatgtctATTTTTCAATTTCAAGCATCATACAAAATGCAAACCTTGAGGAACTAGTTTCCAATACTCTGTGTTCAACCTGATGAGAGGATGAAGCCATGTTTCCATTCACTGTATCAGCACTATTGAGCACAGGATCATTCTGCTGCCCAAGAACTGAAATCGAGTTCGATTCAATAGCATATGGTGATTGAGCAATTGCTGTGGAATCTTGTGAAGTTCTTTCATTCAGAATGTCAAATCCACTGTCTGTCAATCAAAGTGCAAAATTACTCAAATATTCTGCTAGGC is part of the Coffea eugenioides isolate CCC68of chromosome 6, Ceug_1.0, whole genome shotgun sequence genome and encodes:
- the LOC113773355 gene encoding protein PTST homolog 3, chloroplastic-like, which translates into the protein MLAMSALCSRFPPVFHSLTSYKLSSLPNHNYLPAYPHRNRLRTWASVSKKPRGSRRVKSNEDLYNDIREFLSAVGLPHDHVPSMKQLSEHGRQDLANIVRRRGYKFIRELLTRSAEMQINISITEEKLTGGQHIPSGGEGHHEKVKDSCEDTSLLSEANEIKEHEKSLVEDAQTNTGLDSDKDDSCSPESSIYPSLQDKVAKFIQDGELDDVEDSGFDILNERTSQDSTAIAQSPYAIESNSISVLGQQNDPVLNSADTVNGNMASSSHQVEHRVLETSSSRIESHSSEEVNIIDFKEDQEIEAQNLGNQAEINHLKFILHQKELELTQLKEEIEKEKVALSILQTKADKEIIKAQKLILEKDAELQAAEESLSELKEVEIQYWGEGEVVEVAGSFNGWHQKIKMDSQPSSSLSDPNGSRKSRLWRSVLWLYPGVYEIKFIVDGHWTVDPQRESVTRDIMHNNILRVVR